The sequence below is a genomic window from Sorangiineae bacterium MSr12523.
CCATTCGAAGCGCAGACCGCCGACGGAGATCGCGGGATGGCCGTTGTCGTTCATGGACGCGATGGCCTTCCTGGCCCTCGCCCGCCGGCCGCGAGATCGGCCAGCGACACAGGCTCCTCGATGTCGCGGCGGCGGGCCAGGGCTCGCACGTCGAGATCGTCGTCGGGGCGCTGCAGGGTGACCTTCACGCCGAGCATTTCCAACGCGACCTCCGCGCTGGGTGCCGTGCGCATGGTGCGCAAACGCACGCCCATGGTTTCCAACGTCTGCGCCGTCTGCGCGCTCATGCCCGAGATGACCGTGGGCGTGCCCATCAACTTGGCCGCCGACGCCAGCTTCGACAAAACGAAGCAAAGGTGGCTATCCAAGGTGAAGACACCGGTGATGTCCAGCACGAGGCCTTCGGAGCGCTGGCGGTGGATGATGTCGAGAATCTCCGACGTGGCCCGCTCGGCGGTCTCGTCTCCGATATCCCCTTGAAGGGTGACGAGGAGTCGATTCCAAACTTTCAAAATCGGAATTCCGCTCGGCGTGGCAGGCATGGCTCTCTCTCGTTGTTCCCGTTTTTAGGCCGATTTTGGCTCCGCGTCGACGACGACCACGGTGGCATCGTCGTGCCCGAGGCCATGGCGCATCATGATTTCACTGCAGGTTCGCTCGGGCGATAAGCCTTGGAAGTCCGTCAGCGCGTAGTGCGGGGCCACACCGTCCGACGTGAGGACGATGCGATCCGCACGCTGGAGCTTCGAGGTGAACGAGCGCACCCGGCGCAGCCGTGCACCGAGCACCCCCTCCCCGAGCACTGCAGGCACGCGCGTGGGACCGCAGCGGAAGAAGACGTGCCCCACGCCGCAACCCTCGAGGTCATCGTCTTTCAGAAGGCACAAAATGGCCGCGGCCCCCCGGGTGCCGGCGAGGCCCTGGTGTAGGTCGAGCATCACGGACTCGATGCCGCCGTCGAGCGGCGCCTGCTCGAGGTGGCGCGTGGCGATGTCGGCCACTCGCGCAGCAGCGCTACCGTGTCCAAGCGCATCGACGATGCCCACCAGGGTGACCCGATCCGTATGGCGCACGACGGGGCAGTCACCGTTTTGCGTTTCCCCGATACGGGGACGGGTGAGCGTGCCGATGCTCCACTTCACAAGGTCACCTCGACCGAGATCTTGGTGCCGGCCGCCGAGGTCTGAACGTCGAAGCCATCCGACAGACGCTTCACGCCGGTGATGCCCTTGCCCAATCCCGTCCGGCTTCGGTACCGGCCCGAGAGGATTTCTTCCAAATTGGGAATTCCAGAGCCACGGTCCGTTGCGAAAATCTTAATCTTCGGCCGCGGCACCCGCTCGCTGACCATCTCGATCTGCCCGCCCGGGGTGTAGTTCACGATGTTGCGCGCCAGCTCGCTCACGATGGTGACGACACGTTCCGTCGCCACCGGACGGGCGCGCATCCGCTCGCAGAGCAACCGTGCATGACCACGCGCCTCGGCGATGTCACGTTCCTGTGCGATGGCCACCAAGGTTGGCGTGTTGGGATGGTGCTCTGCAGCCAGTGCATCGAGCTCCGCCCATACCTTCTCCTGGAGCGATGGCTCGACGAACAACTTGATGCCCACCTCGAGCTTCGGATACAGCCCCATGAGGCTCGAGCCGTTGAGCGTCTCGGGCGTGAGTTTGCACTCCCGCAGCGCGCGCGACAAAACGCCTTGCGCCATGATGGGGGAGATGTAGCGAGTGAGAATCGCCACAACTCGATCGTGAATAGTCGGTGAAGGGGGCTCGCGCACAACCATGTCCCGGAATGGAAACGGTGCTCAAATCATGAGCACCCGTCCCTCCCGCCGACCGATAAGGGCAACCCGTCCAAGCCTTCAGTCTATGTATCACCACTTCACCGAATCAACTCTTCCTTTTTCGTCACGTTCTCCTTCGCATTTCGGAACGCCTTTCCTGGTGTAGTGTGCGCATTTCTGCTTGCATGTCGCTTCTGTAAGCTCACATGCTCGAATCTCGGTTTTCACCCATCTTCCCGGCCTCGCTTGGACTCTTTTTGATCGTTGGCGCGGTGGCGTGCTCGAAAGGTCCCGATGGCGCCAACCAAGACGGACCCGGAACATCGGAGGACCTCGATGGCGACGGCGTCGTCAACGCGCGCGACAACTGTCCCGGCGTTCGCAATGCCGACCAGGCGGATCGCGATCTCGATCGGATTGGTGACGCCTGCGACTGCGATCCCGGCGATGCGCAGCTGGCCAGCTACCGCATGGCAGCGGGGCCCGAGAATTTTTCGCCACCCGCGGGATTCGTGCGCGAACACTGGACGCTGTCCGATGGCGCGCTGCTGCAATCACGACTCGCGGCCGGCGCAAGCGACGTGGCGTTCTTGAAGGGCGGGCCGATGAGTGAGGTTTGGGCGCGCGTGACCTCCGCCTCGACGGAGATTGACAATTTTGGCGGGAAGAATTTGCGCCAAATTTTTCTTCTCTTCGGCGCCTCCGTCGACGCCTCGCCCGGCCACGCGTTCGAGGCGGAAGGATGCGGCATCGAGGTGGACAGCGCGCAGAATCCGCAGACGCAACTTTCCGTCCTTCGATTCGGTGGGTCGGCAGACGCCATCACCATCACGCCACTGGCCCGTGTGTCCCGTGCACCGGTGAACGTCAAAGAAGTATTTCAATTGGAAATGAACGTGCGCGCCGGCGCGATCGCTTGCAGCCTCACGTTCGGCGACGGCGGAACGGTCAGCGTTTCCGCGACCGGATTGAGCGCCGTGCAGGGCTCGGTCGGCCTTCTCACCCGCGAGACGAAGGCGCGGTTCACCGAACTGCGCGTCTGCCGCTACGACCAGTGATCCGGTCGTAGATGAAAACTCGGTTGCGAAACGTCACTGCGGCCCCCAGGCATCTCAACTGATGTCTCCCCGCCGCAGTACGAAACGCGTTATGGAGGATAAAGGCTCAATTCGGATAAAGCGCGACCACGTCCTTCGGGGGTCGCTCAATCGCTTTCACCGGGCTCGTGAGGACTTCCTCCTCGGGCTCGGGTTCACCTGAAATGAAGCATATCTGTTCGCCCACGTGCGGATCACCCGGCTCGGATATGGACGCGATGCCGCCGACTTCGGTGAATCGAATGCCGGAGCTTACGCGTTTTCCTACGGCCATGTGATCAGGGAGGAACCGTCGCGTGCGCAGGTCACGCACAGCCACACAAACGCCGTCTCGGCAGTGGTATTCGCTGTTGTGTGTGACGAAGACGCGATGGCGACGCCTTTCGAGGCCGCTAAATTTTTCGTATCTGTCCGGCTGACTCAACATGCTCACCTCCGTTCTCCCCGGCTGTTCCAGCCGCCCTTCGCGCCGAGATGAAGCAGATATCGATCCACGCGCATCGGCTACACGACTACATGGGAACGCCAAGGAAAATGGCGTAGAGCCCGTGACGATGTGCCGCAGTGGGGCATCGGATGCGCGCGGTCAGCGCAACGCTACTCTGATTTCGCCCGGATTAATTCCGGCTCGCGCAGCGCATCGCGCAGGCGAGATCGCCATTGCAATGGCAGGGATCGTTCGACGGCGCCGGCGCCTCGGTGGGCGCCTGCGCAGCCTTCGACCGGCGTGAGCCGTGGCGATGCTTGCGGCTCTTCGACTTCACCGCCTTGGTCACCGTCGCTTCGGACGCGGCGGCCGTTACCTCCGCAGCGGGCGGGGGCGCAGGCACCAAGCTATCGAGCTTGGGCTCCTCTTCGTTCGGCGCGGGCGCTGCGGGTGGCGAAGACTGCATGGCGGCCGCTTGCGCCGCAGCGAGGCGGCTCGCGTCCTTGGTGGCAGCCCACTTCAACGCGGAGCGCATGCCGAACGCGACGCCCACGAGTAGGAAAAGGCCCAATACGGCAAACACGACGACGCGCCCGGTTCGTGGTGCAGGCTTCGGAACGTCGCGGGTGACCGCAAGCGGTGGTTCGCTCGAGCTCACGGGCTTGACCAGCTGCACCGAGAGCTTCGAGCCGCTCGGCATGAGCCGATGCAGATCGATGAGGCCCGAGTGATCGCACTCGCCGTCGATCGCAGGAACCGCGGCGAGCTCCTTTTCGGAGCGCGGACCGATGGTCACGACCTGCGAGCGCTCTTTCTCGGCCAGCGCAGCCAGCGAGAACAGGATGGAGGTCGAGTTGCGCGCCCCCGTGGACGGATTCGATTCGGGCGCCGGAGGCACCGCGGGCATGCTTCCCGACGGCTTGCTCGCGGGCGGCGTGCTCGCAGGGGCCGCGGCCTCGGCGGGCTTCGCACCGGCATTGCCGAACATCGGCATCGTCGTCTTGCTGCTGAACTGCGCGGCCGGCGGCGGCGACTCCACCGGGCCAGACTCCCTGGGACTGGAGGCCTCTCCGTAACTCGGGGTCATCCGCTGCGCGAGCGCGCGAAGCTCGCTCACGTCCTCCATCGGCGCAGTGTTCTCGAAGGACATACGCCCCATACGCGACGTGTCCTCGGAAATGCGCTCCGCGGAGGTGCGCACCTCGGCCGGACTCGGACTGGAGGCGGGCGGACTCTCCTCGCTCGATGTCGTCTCCGTTTCGGCGGATTCGCCCGACACGAGCAACGATTCACCGCACACGCGGCATCGAATGCGCGCCGTTCGACCGCGCATCTTCTCATCCCGGATCGAATACTTTTGCCGGCAATTAGGGCATCGGATGATCATGGTGGTCCCAGGTAAGACCCGGGTGCAAAAACCATGTCCGGGGGTGCCAGGTGACCGAACCAGGGAAATCCCCGAGGATTTGCGCTTGCGCCGAACGAGCGCTCGATGCCTCCGAGCGACGATGAGGCGCGCGCGATCCGTCGCCCTTTCCGTTTACTTATCCGTGAGCGAAAGCGTCCCCTCGCCCACGTTGATCCAGTAGACGTGGCGCTCATCGACGGCGATGCGCTTGGGGTGCTTCTGCCCGCGAATGAGCGTGGCCGTCGTTCCGCCGGTCTTGGCCACCCGGTACACCGCGCCATCTTCCGCGTCGTAATTCACGAAGAATACCGATTTGTCGTCCAGCGCGAGGCCAACGGGAAACGAGAATCCACTGGCCAAGGTTTCCACCGCGGTCCCAGGGCCCGATGGGCCTTCCAGCTTGATGCGGCGAATGGTGCCCATATTCTCGCCCGGGCTATCGGACCAATAGAGATAATTGCCATCGCTCGCGGCCGCCCAGGCGTAAACGACTTTGGCAACTTCTTTGGGCTCGCCGCCACCGACCGGCGCCTTCACCAAACGACCCGCCTCGGGCCAATAGACGTATTTCGCATCCGCCGCGATGAACAAGACGCGCGCCGAGCGATCGCCGGTGGCCACCTTCGTGGGCTTTCCGCCCGCGGCCGGAATACGCATCACATCGACCTTCGCCTTGTCGTCGGCGGCCGCGAGGTAATACAGATTCGTGCCGTCGCTCGCCACCGCGGGATCCGCCAGCGCAAGGGCCTTCGGTGCAACCTGCGCCGCGGCCGCGCCGCTCGCATCCGCCCCAACTTTCACCAGGCGATCCGCCGCGCCATTCGGCTTGTCGCCCCCCGTGGCGAAGAACACGTCGTCCTTCACGATCACCGGGGTGCCGGCCGAGCGGAGCTTCGTCGCCACGCGCACCGGCTCACCTCCCGCGGGCACCGGCACGCGCAGAAGATCGAGAACCTCGTTCTGGTCTTTGTCGCCCGACAGCGCATCCATCACGAACGCGGAGCCGCCGGAAACCGCGAGACCTTTGGGCTTCTTGAAACGCGCAACCACGGTGCGCGTGTGCACCTTTTCCGCTTGGGCAGGCGACTTGGGGAGCGGGGTGGCCGATGCCGCATTCGTGCTGGCACTCGCCGCAGTACTCGCCTCTTTGGACTCCGTCGCCGCGGTCAGCTCTTTCTTTCGCTGCACTTCGTCGCAGCCTTCACTTGCGGCCGCGGACAACGCCAGCAGCACGGCTGCACCCGTCCAACCGCCAAACCACCCCCGAGCAAACATCAGTCGAGATCCTCCACCCGTAGCGCGGCGTCGGTCGCGCGCCTCAGAAATGTCAGCGCAGCGTTGAACTCGCGATCGCTGAATGACCCTTCGATGATCTTTTGTGCGTTGGACCATGCGGGATATGCCCGGGAGATAATACGCTCTCCTTTGGGCGTCAGCACCACCGGTCGCACGCGGCCGTCTTTTCCGCGGCTCTGACGCACGAATCCCTCTTTCGTGAGCCACGCCACGTTGCGGGACAGGGACGATGCGTCGAGAACCAATGTATCTGCAAGTGCGCTCATGGACGCCGGGCCCAGGTTCTTCAGCGCGACCAAGATCGCCAATTGCGTGGCCTTGATCCCAAAGGGTTGAAGCATGGAGTCGTAGTGTGAGGTCACTGCCCGCGCGGCTCTTCGGAGATTGAAGCACGCGCACAAGGTCTCCATCTCCTTGCACTGTTCTGGGGTTAGACCGGAGCTATTCGTAGCTGGCATGACGCGGAAGCTTACTCGCCCGCGCTGTGCGTGTCAGCGGGCGAACAAGCTTGGATTTTCGCGTGTTATGGCCACACCGCGGCGCCGTCAGCCGCTGCTTCGCTCGAGCACGTAGCCGACGAAAAACGGCCCCATCTTGGCAATGAACTCCGACGTCTGCCGAGTCTTTCGCATCGCCTGCACGAGGTGCGAAAGCGGGTGAAGCTCGGGTCCGACGAGCCCGATGACGAATTCGTTGTCCTGGGCGTCGAGTCCGTGGCACGCAAGGCGGATGTCGTGAGCGAGCTCCTGGGCACCGTAGGCCATGCCGATGGATGCATGCTCACGCAAAATATGGCTTTGATCGATGGGCTCTAGCCGCGCG
It includes:
- a CDS encoding ATP-binding protein; amino-acid sequence: MAQGVLSRALRECKLTPETLNGSSLMGLYPKLEVGIKLFVEPSLQEKVWAELDALAAEHHPNTPTLVAIAQERDIAEARGHARLLCERMRARPVATERVVTIVSELARNIVNYTPGGQIEMVSERVPRPKIKIFATDRGSGIPNLEEILSGRYRSRTGLGKGITGVKRLSDGFDVQTSAAGTKISVEVTL
- a CDS encoding thrombospondin type 3 repeat-containing protein → MLESRFSPIFPASLGLFLIVGAVACSKGPDGANQDGPGTSEDLDGDGVVNARDNCPGVRNADQADRDLDRIGDACDCDPGDAQLASYRMAAGPENFSPPAGFVREHWTLSDGALLQSRLAAGASDVAFLKGGPMSEVWARVTSASTEIDNFGGKNLRQIFLLFGASVDASPGHAFEAEGCGIEVDSAQNPQTQLSVLRFGGSADAITITPLARVSRAPVNVKEVFQLEMNVRAGAIACSLTFGDGGTVSVSATGLSAVQGSVGLLTRETKARFTELRVCRYDQ
- a CDS encoding STAS domain-containing protein; the encoded protein is MPATPSGIPILKVWNRLLVTLQGDIGDETAERATSEILDIIHRQRSEGLVLDITGVFTLDSHLCFVLSKLASAAKLMGTPTVISGMSAQTAQTLETMGVRLRTMRTAPSAEVALEMLGVKVTLQRPDDDLDVRALARRRDIEEPVSLADLAAGGRGPGRPSRP
- a CDS encoding serine/threonine-protein phosphatase; this encodes MKWSIGTLTRPRIGETQNGDCPVVRHTDRVTLVGIVDALGHGSAAARVADIATRHLEQAPLDGGIESVMLDLHQGLAGTRGAAAILCLLKDDDLEGCGVGHVFFRCGPTRVPAVLGEGVLGARLRRVRSFTSKLQRADRIVLTSDGVAPHYALTDFQGLSPERTCSEIMMRHGLGHDDATVVVVDAEPKSA
- a CDS encoding MarR family transcriptional regulator → MLQPFGIKATQLAILVALKNLGPASMSALADTLVLDASSLSRNVAWLTKEGFVRQSRGKDGRVRPVVLTPKGERIISRAYPAWSNAQKIIEGSFSDREFNAALTFLRRATDAALRVEDLD